The stretch of DNA ATTGAACCGCTTCTCAAACATTCATCTACATTCCAAATCTATGTAATTTAATTAAGAGGAACTAACTATCCACGTAATTCACCGGAGTAGTTGCCACGGCGGCCACGTCTCTGCTCCCGGTACCTGATTCAAGAGAAACAAGGCGAACAAGAACGGAAGCGCAAGAACGAGAATATTGTTCGCGACTCGCCCAAAGCCGACCGCGCTGAAAATCCCAGACCGTGGCAGCGCCCGCGCTCGGTCAGACAGATAACTCACCTCACCCGTCCACCACGCCGCAGGCCTATATCTCGCAGTCACTAACCCCGTGTTCTGGACCGTCACAAGCGCCTCACCGGATTCGTTCGTCTCAATCTGATACTCTCGGAGCTGAACATAGCCCTCTCGGCCGCTCGTGTTGATTGGGTCGCCGGTCTGGTTATCCCGGAGTCTCACCCGGACGTTCGCGTAGGACGTGTTCCAGTCTGTAACCGAGAGCGTGAGATTTGCCTTCCGAACCTCGACCGGGTCTTCCGACTGAACAACCTCTCCATTAATTCCCTGAACCACCCCAGTCGCCGTCGCCGACTGACTAAGATTCGAGTACCGCACAGCGAGCGTTTGAGTCGAATTGTACGACTCGGACGCGACTGGTACAGACACGTTCTCGGGAAGAGCCAAAGCCGGACTCGCCTGTCGAGACCCCGAAAACGTCGAAACCTCGTAGATGTCTGTTCCACGACTGGTATTCGTCGTCACACCCAACTGGCTCGGGAACGCCTGTACCCGGGCGGGCACCGTCGGCGAATCCGTCCACGAGGTCTTGTTTTGCGTTGCAGTACCTAACCGTTCCCAGTCGGGATTCTGGACCGAGAAGAACTGCCACTGCGTATTGATTGAATCCGAGGACCCAAATCGGATGCCATTCCAGTGGTCCGACGATTGAATGATGACGCCGCGACGGCCGTTGGGGAACTCTGTCTCACGGAGGGCAGTTCGGAGTTGATAGACGGTTGCGGACACTTGGTCGGTGACCGTCACTCGGTCGGTGACGTGGGTCGAGTTCGAGGTCCACCGCGTCTCGGTGACTGTCTCGCAGACTGTCTTAGTCCCATTGCCGGTATCGATTTTCCGGCACTTCTCCCTTCTCTCGGTGTACTTGGTCAGGACAGTCTTGTTCAATTCGGCTTCGATGACAGCGACGAGCGACACCGGCGTTCCCGACCGGGCAGAGGTCCGAGCTGAGTAGCTGATATTTACCGTGTGGCGGGGGTTGCTGGCGGTTCCGATACGGGCGCTCGACCGCTGGCAGCCGCCTACCTGTCGCGGATTGCTCGGTCCCTGTACGACGCAGACCGACGTAATCTCGTGGTCACGGAGTGACCAAGAAACCTTCTTGCCATCCGAACCGTCGGTGTCGTCGGCTGGCGGCTGGACGCGATAATCGACGAGTCCGAGAACCCGGCCGTCGGGTGCGATGTAGTGGACGGTCTGGTTCGGCGTCTGGTAGAGTTGGGTCGATGGTTGAATCCGATAGAGGGTGGCGTGTGCGTCCTGTATCCATCCGCGGGAACTCCGGCGGAGATGGGCGTCTTCCGGATGGATTGACTGCTCGGGGTCGGTCGAAAAGTTCTGGGTGTAGGCGGCCCAGTCACGGCGATTCCACTGGCTTGGAAGTGTGGGTGGAGCTGTCCAGATGTAGTCGGTCCCATTCAGAAGGGCTTCCATCGCAGTACGGTTTTTCCCGGTGAAATTCTGATACTGGGAGTCGTTCATGTACTGGTCGTTGTCCAGCGACCATAGCTTCGCAGTCTCGTTCGGTGGAATTCCATGTGTACCTCCAGTACTTCACTCCATTAGCGGTGATTTTTCCACGGGTATTACCTCGGAACGTGTAGAAGCCACAGTAACCAACATAGGCTTCAAATTTATAATCGACCGTGATTCGATATGTCCCGTCGGAATCTGCGGTCCAGACATTCTTCCGCTTTTCTTCCTCCTCTTGGTTGTACGTGTACGACCCTATCCAATCATCGTAGGTTCGTTCGCAGAGGATGTTGCTCCGATATTTTCCCGTCTCTGGGGCGAACCACCTCTTTGCAGATATCGTGGCCTGCTGGTTCGTTGGACGGAGATTCCCTCCAACACTGACCGACTCGTACACTGAATCCCCAGCGGAACTATGATTGGTCTGGAACTGGTCTCGCTCGGACGAACCCGAACTACTCCCGCTCAGACGAACCGACACGTTCGCCGGTTGTTGGTTCCCATGAAACGTCACGGTCGGGTCCGTCCCAGTGTAAGTTCCCGTTGCCGAGAATTGGCGCGAGTTCGTGCGACCGGAAAGAAAAAGCGTCGGGTCAGATGGCTGTTGATTGCCGGTAATCGAGATGGTCGTGTTTGCCTCCGTTCCTTCAACGGTTCTTGTCTGCTGGCTTTCTGTGTAAAGGCCGGTAAGCGAGACCGTGGTGTTATCGGCGTTCAACGGCTGAGCGAATTGAAGGACTGTCTGCATTGCCGAACCCTTCCCACGAACTGAAATCGGCTGTTCGGGGCGAGTCCGAAGGTGGAGCGAATTCCCTGAGACGGTCCCGTCAGTTGCCGCAAAGAACGAAACGTGGTCTGGCGACCCGTGAACTCGGAGGTCTCCCGATTCGGTCATCGTGAGGTTGACCGGCTCGGTCGCGGCGAGCGACGTGTTCGCTGGCGGGTCCACGTAGAGCGTGTGATTGCCCGGCGTGACGTTCTGGAACGTGTACGACCCATTCGGGCCGGTCGTCGTTGTTCGAAGATTGCTATGGAGGTGGACAGTCGCGCCTTCGACCGCGTCGCCTTCACTGTTCGTGACCGTGCCTCGAACTGAATAGGTTGTCTGTTTCTCGGATGGGTCGGTTTTGTCTACTGAGTCGTTGTCGTGGTCCCAGTTCCAATCTGGCGAGTCGACGCCGGAAGAACCAGACGACTCGTTCGACTTCCAGTCGTCGAGGTCCGACCGGACTTCATCGGTCGTGACAGGTTCGACGCTCGGAAGAATCTCAGGGAACTGGTCTTGGTGTACCTCCCAGATGATGATTGCGTCCTTCGCAGTCGTCTTGTTCTCATAGAAGAAGGGGTCGGTGTGATAGGTTCCGTTCGGAGAGAGGTAGACGACACTGCCGTTGATTTTGCCTCCGACAACATAGCTCTCGTTGTGCTTGAATATCGACCAGTTGGCCGTCTGTGTAGTGTTTAGCTCACTTGAGAGTGGTGGGTCCGGTTCTGGATACTTCGTTGGATTCTCACCGTGTTTCGAGTTCCATGCGAGAATCGCTTTGCGAGCATCCGGCCGTAGGTCGTAAAAATACGGTCTCTGTGTCACATTCCCATCGGGGTTCAAGTAGACGACGGTGCCGTTGAGTTGTCCCGTAACGACGAATCGGCCGTTGTACTCGTAGATTGTCCAGTTTCCCGTCTCGTTGTACGTATCGAGCGTGGGGTCAGAGACCTTCGTGAGATTCGCGTACGCACTCGCCGTTGCCGAAGAGCTGCTGCCAAGCGGGAGAGGGAGAAGGCCGATGACTGCGAGGAAAACACCTGTAAGCAACACTCCGGTGATGGCCACCATCAGGACCCGTGAGCGGTCAATTTCTCTATCGGGGGTGAAATTGAACCTGAGTGATTGGCGGAGTGTCGCAACGCTCTGTGAGAGTATCGCCAGTGGTCCGGGACCGTCGCTGCTGGCGGTTTCAAGTTGGGAGCGGACATCTGCAGGGTCAACTTGGTCGGTGGAACAGCCGCCGTTGGGACACCGGCTTGCGTAGATGAGTTCGTGGCGGTGGTCGTCGTACTGGCTGGCAAGCCGGGGGAGTGATGCGAGTGGACTGTTGCAGTCCGGGCACTGGAGGTCTGAATGGTCACCGGTCATGGCTTATGCGTTTTCTGATAGGGAAGAGGTTCCGTCGTGGGGAGACGGATAGCTTCAATAGAATTCTCCCACCCCGGCTTTTTTACGGTTTATTAGGTTGGGTTAAATACCCTGGATTCCGCCGTTCAACCGCTATATAGCTAACCAATGAAGACAAGAACAGGCAACGAAACATTGGTTAGCGAAACCGGGCCGTAGACCGCACAGCATCAATCGGCGCTCTGTGTCCAGTCCCCGGCTAACGACTGGGCTTGCGCCTGTTCTCGGCCAGCCTCTCGGGCAAGCTGGATATACGACGCCTCATCCACCGTCTGCCTCATCACACCCTCACCGTACTCGTCTTTAATATTCTCCAAGAGAACCTGCGCACCATCACGGGACAGATTACTCTCCGCGACCACCCGGGCGAACGCTTCTTCATCTGCCCTGACAGCGTCTTGTTCTGGCCCAACCGCTTCAGGTCCATCCGAGTCAGCATAAGACTCAGATGCGTCGATTCCATCGGTTGGCGTCTGAACGTCCTCAACGAGCGACTCCATCGACTTTCCGGCTTTCTGAACCGACCCAAGCGTCGATGTAATCGGCAAGTCTGCGGTCTTCTCAGTACGAGTAGTCATCTGGCTTGCGAGGTTCTGCGAATCTGCACCGCTCTCCCCGAATCCGCCGATTTCCTCGCGGTCTACATCGTCGAGGTCGCGGCTCTTCACGCCAAGTTGTTTCATCGCTTGCGATGCTGACTTCGGCACGTTCTCGTAGGCGGACAGCGCTTGCTCCTGCACCGATTTGACGCCTGATTTCGTCATGTTGCGGGCCTTTCCGGGGGCATTCTTCGTCGCGGTTTTCGTCTGGCGGCCTGCTTTCCGCGGGTTCTGCGCTGCATACTTCGATTTCGTCATGGCCGTCCTCGCAGTCGCTTGTGTGCCTTGCTGGACGCGCTCCTCCAACTGCGCGGCCTTCTCCTCGACCAGCCCACCGTACTCGTCGCTGGACGCTTCGCCGAGTTCACCAACAGCTGTCCCGTTCGCCGCCGATTCGACCGTACCGAGCGCCTTCGACATACCGGATAGCATCGCACCCTTGAGCGAGAGATAGTACAGCCCAAGCGAGGCGAGGGGAAGAATCATCGAGATAATAGCTTTGACGAAGTCCCCGATTTGGGGAAGAAACGTAAGACTTCCTTCAGATGAAAAGAGGGTAGTTGCGAAGTCGAACATGCCAGCGACTAAGAGCGGAAGGAACGCCATCGCGATGAAGACCTCGAAGATTTTCGTAGCGATTCCTTTCAGGACAGGCACGTCAAGCAGGTAGATAACCGCGAACAGGTGGATGTACTGCATCACAAATATCAAGAAGAGAATCCGGAACAGATAGGCTAACACGGCTCCGATAATGATAGCTCCATCGAGACCGCTGATACCGAGTGCCAGAACGTTCCCGCCGGGAGTGGCCGCCGCACCGATGAGCGCAGTGAGCTGGGTGGTGAGGATGGGAAGAAACTCATCGGGAGTCGGCGCGAGTGCCTTTGTCAGTCCGGCAAAGAAGGCGAGAACGCCAGCGCCGAACGGCCATGAGAACGGAAGCACGACGAGCGCGCCAAAGATGCTGGTCCGCGCCTGATGGGTTTTCTTGCGTGAAATCGCTGGGATGGTCTCGACGACGCGAATGACGAGATAGAGAACGAACAGAATAGTAACTGCGGTCGGCAAGACTTCTGTCCACGCAGTCTCGTACACGCTCGACCACGGTGCATTTGCAGGTTGCTGGACGAGTGCGACAACGGATGGACAGTCCGGATACGACTGGCTTGCTCCTTCGACACACCGCTTTGGGACGGGCGTATACAGGATAATTTCGAGACCGGTTTCGACGACACCCTTGAGAAGCTCAATAATGGGTTCGAGAAGCGTCTTGAATATGCCCAGAATAGCGCTTTTAATCGCGCTAACGATATCTGGCATCTTACTGCGGTTTTACGTACTGCCGACAGGCTTTCTGGGGGTCGTCGGGGTCCTCTGTGACGAGACGATACGAATTTTTGACGTTCGCCCCAATCTTCGTTGACAGGACGACGGACAGTTCTGTGGAATCACCGCAGGTGAACTCAGTTCCGAAGAGGAACGGTCCGTCCACTGTAAAGAACTGTCTCGTTTCACCGGGGTGAAGAACGACGTTTTTCAGTCGGTCTCCCTCAAGCGTCTGGAGGCCGGAGAACGACGTGGCGGAGCGCTTCGGCCACGAACCCGGCACTCCCGGCATCCCGAGGAAGGTAATCTGCTGTGGAGTGGTACCCGTGTTGGAGAGTTCTAAATATGCCTGAAAGTATTTTTCTCCAGTCGGCCACTCGACGTCGTCGGTCTGAAGCCACGTCGCCACTCGGTCGATTTCCACGTTCGGATGGAGGTCTACCGACGCTTCACCGACAACTTCGCCAGACGAGACGGCGACTGCTCGATGGGTGCCACGCGGGACCGACTGTAAGACGTTGAACGAGGCTTTGGTTGACCCGGTCGGAATCGATTGTGACCCAAGCGATGGTGAGCCGTTCGGCCCAATGACGTTCACTTTCTCGACGTCTGCCTCGGAGGATAGGGAGACGACGAGTTTCGTGCCGTCGATAGAGGTGTCTTTGATAGCACCTTGTGTCTGTGTGGTCGGCGTGGTGGTCGAGTTTGATTCGGACGTATTGGAAAGCATTCCTGCACAGCCTGCAAGAGAGGTGAGTCCGGTCGTTCCGACGGCTTGGAGTAGGGTGCGACGATTCATTTCTACTCGACCGGACATACTTTGCTCATATTTTTATTACTTAATTAACTTGAGTCACCATCTACAAGGGGATCGTCTCTACACGGATGCATCTGGAACCACGACGTACCGCGACCTCCACACCGAGGTTACAAAATACACGCTTCTCCCCTACAGGGGTAGGTCTGTAACGAGGTGTTGTGAGTCGTTGGTCTGAGCAGGGTCGATGGAACGCTAATTCCTGTCCGAGATACCCAAATATATTCGGCACCGGGAGTGTTTGTCTGCCGTTAACCAATGGCAGTTAGACGAACGCTAGCTTGCAGTGGTTAGCGTAACGCAGTTCGGGTGTGACAGTCACGTCGGTCTTACCAGACGGTAAAAGACCGTCATTTAAATAGTATTTACTGTCTTCTACTATGCGTGGAAGTGAAAGCATTCCGAGTCAACGACGATGTTAATCTCGCCAGTGCGTGTGTCTTCCGTAATGTAGGAACGAACAATCTCCTAGTCAGTCGTCCGGTTGCCGAACTAGAAGTTTCATTTGGACTGCTTTCAACAAGTTCTACGACGTAACTTGAAGAACTCTATTGGTTTATAGAGCCACAGAGGAGTCCGAGCTGGCAACATCAAAAGGTGATATTCGAAAGATTTCCATTGAAGTAGGCTCTCGTTCTGTTGGTCAGAACTTACTATCCAAATTGCGGAGAGCATCTCGGCGGTCTGTATTTCTACTTCTCCGGGACCTACTCCTCGCACGTCGTCGGTGCGTTATAACCCTCCATATCGGTCTGGTGTTCTTACCTAGCGAGAACATTCAGTCACCCTTCAGTCTACGGGTACTGTGCCTTCGTTACACTCTCGAGCGATTGAGAGCGTTTCTACCGTTAATATGACAGGGGTTGGATGTCAAAGGGCACATCGCAGTTGTACAGACACGAATCCTGATGTGGTTAGAGCTCCCTGTGGAGAAGCCATTGATAGTCAATGTGAGCAGGGAGATATGCTTGCAACTGCATTCGACCATTCTACGCCAACAATAATGCTATATGTTAGCATGCCTTTGGAGGTCTGTATGATTCACGACCCCCACCCGACGGGTGACGACGAGGATGGGCGGAATCAGAGGGGTGCCGGTCTCCGGAGACGTGAAGTGATGAAGACAATGGGACTTGCTGGCGTCGCCGGACGGATACCAGAGGGGTTGGCATCGACCGTCAAAGAGTTGGCAGACACCCCGACCACGGAACGGTGGAGCGAGCTTCAACCCTGTGGTGGTGCGATGAGACAGATTGCCAAACTTACCGCTAGCGATGTCACCTCGCGAGAGGCATTCAGCAGCTCAATCGGTGTAAGTGGGGATGCCTCCACTGCCATCATCGGGGCAACCAAGGCCGACACTGAATCCGGTGAGACCGGCGCAGCCTATGTTTTTGACCGTACAGATGATGAATGGCCCCGAAACGAGACCGCCAAACTCTCGGCCAGCGACCGGCACGCCTCGGACTTCTTTGGGAGTTCAATCGGCGTAGACGACGACGGTACGACCGCACTCGTGGGAGCTACTAAGGCCGACACCACGGCGGGACAGACGGGTGCCGCATACCTCTTCGAGCGCACGGACAGCGGATGGCCGACAACTGAGACTGCCAAGCTCTCGGCCAGCGACCCAGCCATCGACGATGCGTTCGGTTTCGCGGCGAGCGTGAGCGGTGACGCCACGTCTGCCATCGTGGGCGCACCCCGGGCTGACCCAACCGCCACCGACGAGGGGGCCGTCTACGTCTACGACCGTTCGAACGCCGGATGGCCGGAGACAGAGTCCGCGACTCTCCCTGTAAGCCGCCACGCCGAGCGAAACTTCTTCGGCTTCTCCGTGGACCTGAACGCCGACGGGACCGCCGCGGTCGTGGGGTCGCCCGGCGTGGACGCCGACGAGCGGCGAGACGCGGGCGCGGCCTACGCCTTCGAGCGCGCAGACGGCGACTGGACACAAACCGCCGCGTTCACCGCCGGCGACGGTGACCGGCTCGACCTCTTCGGGAGGTCTGTCGGTGTGAGCGACGACGGAACGACCGCACTGGTCGGAGCCAGCTTCGGAGACACGGAGTTCGGCGAAACCGGCGCGGCCTACGCCTTCGAACGAGCCGACGGTGACTGGTCGAGCGCAACGAAGCTCATCCCGAGTGACGGCGAATCCGAGGATGGCTTCGGCGGAGCAATCGAGTTGTCAGCCGACGGAACGGCCGCGCTCGTGGGCGCACCGAAGGCCACCACCGAGGCGGGCGAGACGGGTGCGGCCTACGCGTTCCGGCGGTCCGAGAGTTGGTGGCCGGAAACCGAGACGGCGAAACTCACTCCGAGCGACGCTGGCGCGGGGGCGAACTTCGGTGACACAATGGGGGTGAGCGACGACGTTACTGCGGCACTGGTTGGGGCCACCGGGGCCGACGCCGCCGGCAGAGACTCGGGGACCGTGTACGCCTTCGGCGGGCGGGCCCGGAGGCTCTCGTCACTCGTGGACGAGAAACGGACCCGAATCGAGGCCATCCGCGACATGGTCGCCTCCTCGACCGGCGACGACGGAGTCGAGAATCGGGTCGACGGGGAGGCCGAGGTGTTCCTTGACCGCGTCACCAGCGAATGCGGGTCCGCGTCGAGTTCGGAACTCCGGCAGTTCCAGGAGGCGCTTGAACGGATGGTCGCCGCCGAAGATGTGACCGAAGCCGCGACCGAGGCCGGAACCGAAAGCGGCGGCCTGATAGACAGAACGACCTCGAACATCTGGTCGCTCAGCGTCTCTATCGCCACGAAGTACGTCACAGACAAGGCGTCCTCCCTTCTCCAGAAAGGTGTCAACTCAATCGTGAAACGCCTCCAGAGCGTCTCGCAGGGGACGCTCGACTCGCTTCTCGGCAAAGGCATCATCGACTCCGAGACCGCAGACGACGTCCTCCAGCAGGTGTCGACACTCAAGCAGGAACACGCCGATGCATTCAGTTCCATCAGTGAAAACGACAAGGAGGAACTTGTCAGGGAATTCACGGACAAGGGAACAAAGGAGGCATACGGTCTCGCCGAGAGAAACGGGCTCACGAGCGCGCTGGAGGACGGCACCGAGTTCGCAAAGGGGAAGATAAATGATGCGTTGTTCGGGTCGGTGTACTTCCTCGACACGCCCGAACCGATACCACCTGTCCACGTCCCGACACCGGACGAGTTGACCATCCCGGACCTCCACGTAGAAGTTCCGTTTCCGGACGAACTGGTCCCATGGTGGCTGGAAGGGACGGTCGAGTCGCTCACCTCGCTGGAGGTGCCCGACAACATCGATTTCGACCTCAGAACGCCCGACCTTGACCTGCCGGAGATGGGAATTCTCGACGACATCAATGACGTACGAGCCGGCGCGGGCGTCGAACTCGCCGACGTCGACGGTATCTCGCCGACCATCGACGGCCGCGTCCGCACGCTCAACGATAATCTTGGCGACCTGTCGGAACAGCAGTCGCAGATGCGCGACAGGGTGGTGAGCATAACGGGTGACGGAATCGGAAACATCGTCAGTTTCACCGAGCGTTTCATAGCCATAATCGAGCAGATAGCCGAGAAGATAGAGGAAAAAGCCAAGAACCTGAACCAGCTCGCCATGATTCTCGGACTCGTCGGCGCTGCGCTGTTGCTCACACCGATTGGGCCGGTTCTACTACTCAAAGCGGCTATTGTGCTCACCAAGGCTGTCGCGGTCCTCTCAAGCCTGCAAATGGCGCTCGACGCGATTCAGATTGCGGTGGGGGCGGGAACGCTGAAGTACGTCGAGACGGTCCACCACATCGGCACCGGTGCCGTGGTCGGCTCCCCGTTGGAGGGGGTCACCATTGACTGACGAGCGACTGGTTGAGTTCCGCGAAGCGCTCCAAGCCGGACGAGTCGCGGACGCGATGGGACAGTTCGACGCGGTCGAAGCGGCGTTCGGGGACCGCGAAGAGTTCGAGCGTTCGATGCGGACGCTCGCCCGTAGCGTCATCGCTCGGACCCCCGCGTCGGACCGGGCCAACGCTCGCGCGCGCCAGCTCGTCGTGTCGGCGACCGAAGCCCAGCAAGCGCGGCTCGGATTCAACGTCGGCTTCGTCGGCTTCGTCGGCGGCAACGTCTCGCCCGAACAGCTGGTCGAACGGGTGAACTCGGTCATCAACGCCCACAAGACCGTCGACGAGGAGGCCGAGCGCCTCCGGAAGCGGAAGCAGAGTGTCGAGCTTCCGCCGCTGCTGTCGCTCCGCGGACTAACCGAGCGGACCGTCTCGAAGGGGGACGAAATCGCAGTGGAGTACGCCCTCGATAACATCGGCACGCGCCCCGTTCGCAACGTCACGCTCTCTGTCGAGGGGTACGACCTCGAGCCGACGCCCCGCTCGATGGACAAACTCACCCCGGACGCGGTCACGTCCATCACACTCGCCGGCACCGCCGTCGAGGCGGGGGACTTCGGGGTCGAACTTCGAGCGTCGGCTGAGCGGGCGACCGACTCCCACCGGCTGGCGCTGTCGGTGCTCGAAGAGGGGAAGTATCTCGAACGGGCGGTCGCCGCGGTCGGCGACCTTGAAGCGAGGGTCGCATCGCTGGACGGGTCACGCGATGCCGAGTGGGAGAACGGCGGGCCGGAACTGCTGTCGAAGATACTAGACTCGGTTCGGGAGTCTCTAGAGCAGGCGGTATCCGTCGCCGGAACCGACGGTGAGCAGCGCGAAGTCGACGCACACGTTTACGAGGCGAAGCGACTGTTGAAAGTGTTCGTCCGGGTTGTCGAAGGGGCTCCGGACTCAGAGCTCTCGCCTCAGAACCGGGGCGTCCTCGTCCAAGACGCGCGCGACGCGATAGCAACGCTGGACACCGCGCTCCGAAGCGACCGCTGAGTGACCTGGCCCCGACTCCAAACCGTCCGATTACCCGCCCATACCGGTGCTGGCTGCGATTATCGTGAGCCAAATCCCGACGAGCAGTATCAAGAGCGCGACAGCGCGCCCGACGAAGCGGCGGAGCACACCCAACTCCGACGGAGTGGGCTTCGGCCTACCGGCGGTGACGATGAAGGGCCACTTCAGGTTCCAGAGGCCGGCGGCGACGAAGAAGAGGCCGAACGCCAGCAGGACGAGCCAGTCGGTCGCCACGCTACGGACTCCTCCCCAGCGAGGTACGTCGTGTGGGTGTCCGTTGACCTGCCTGGTCGAGCGGCGGTTCGCTTCGGGCGGCGGTCGCAGTCGTCTCTGCCGTGGCGTTCGTCCGACCGAGTAGAGCGACAACGACGGTTTCTCCGGCAGGCGTGATGTTCGCGGACACGACGTTCCGCTCGGTGTTGACCTCGTTCGTGCTAGGGGCGATCGTCCAAGTACCCTTGAATAGCCACGTGCGAATCGAGTCCTCCGTCACGTTCGCTTCGGCGACCGCCGCTTGGGGGTAGCTCACGGTCAGCGAGAGCCGCGAGTCCGAACTCATGCCCGTCACGGCGACGAACCGGCCGAGCACCGCGCGGTTGTCGGGGACGGCCGGCGGGGAGTGAACCGTTCCGAGCGCGATGTCCCGGCCGTCGAACGAGACCGTCGCGGAGTCCAGCGCGAATCCCCGGACGCTGTTGTTAACGGAGCCGGCGGTTCCGACGAAGTCCCAGCCGGCGCTGTCCGAGACGGTGGTCGCCACGAAGGTGTTGTCCTGCGATTGGAACAGCCGGACGCCGTCGCCGTTCCCCACGGCCGAGACGTTCGCCACCCTGTTGGCGTCACTGGTAGCAAGGCGGATGCCGGCGTCGTCGTTGCGACTGACGGTGACGTTCCGCACTCGGTTGCGACGGCTGGCCGACAGGTGGAAACCCGACCCGCCGTTTCGGCTGGCGGTCACGTTCGAGATGACGATGCTCTCCGACCGGAACAGGAGGATTCCATCGTCGCCGTTCCTGTTCACGGTACTGTTCGACAGCACCGAAATATGGCTATCCCGGATAGAGACGCCGAAGGCGCCGTTTCCGTTGGCGTTGACCTCGGAGAGCGTGTTGTTCCGACCAGTGACCCGGATTCCGGTTCTAAGGTTCGCCGTGGCGGTGGTCTTAAAGAGGACGTTGTGTCTCCCCGAAAGGTCGACACCGCTTTCGGCGTTAGTTGCCGCGAGGTTGTTAATGAGGAAGTTTCCGTGTGACAAGGAGACTACGACTCCGTCTCGATTGGCGACGGCCTTGTTGTCGACAAGTCGGTTTCGGTGAGACCCGCGAAGATGAATGCCGACGCCGTTTTTTGAGACGGTGTTGTTGTCTAGGGTGTTCCTGTGCGCCGACGAGAGGCGTACGCCGACGGCGTTGTTGGTCGCTCGGTTTGAGCGTATCTGGTTGTCGGAACTGTTGAGGACGATAAGGCCGGCCGAGCGATTCGGCTC from Halorussus sp. MSC15.2 encodes:
- a CDS encoding carboxypeptidase-like regulatory domain-containing protein, coding for MTGDHSDLQCPDCNSPLASLPRLASQYDDHRHELIYASRCPNGGCSTDQVDPADVRSQLETASSDGPGPLAILSQSVATLRQSLRFNFTPDREIDRSRVLMVAITGVLLTGVFLAVIGLLPLPLGSSSSATASAYANLTKVSDPTLDTYNETGNWTIYEYNGRFVVTGQLNGTVVYLNPDGNVTQRPYFYDLRPDARKAILAWNSKHGENPTKYPEPDPPLSSELNTTQTANWSIFKHNESYVVGGKINGSVVYLSPNGTYHTDPFFYENKTTAKDAIIIWEVHQDQFPEILPSVEPVTTDEVRSDLDDWKSNESSGSSGVDSPDWNWDHDNDSVDKTDPSEKQTTYSVRGTVTNSEGDAVEGATVHLHSNLRTTTTGPNGSYTFQNVTPGNHTLYVDPPANTSLAATEPVNLTMTESGDLRVHGSPDHVSFFAATDGTVSGNSLHLRTRPEQPISVRGKGSAMQTVLQFAQPLNADNTTVSLTGLYTESQQTRTVEGTEANTTISITGNQQPSDPTLFLSGRTNSRQFSATGTYTGTDPTVTFHGNQQPANVSVRLSGSSSGSSERDQFQTNHSSAGDSVYESVSVGGNLRPTNQQATISAKRWFAPETGKYRSNILCERTYDDWIGSYTYNQEEEEKRKNVWTADSDGTYRITVDYKFEAYVGYCGFYTFRGNTRGKITANGVKYWRYTWNSTERDCEAMVAGQRPVHERLPVSEFHREKPYCDGSPSEWDRLHLDSSTHTSKPVESP
- a CDS encoding nitrous oxide reductase family maturation protein NosD; the protein is MNDYWSVLVSLLVLVSVGAGAAATTGPDAAAPTPIRSCTVIDTPGTYHLSTDVVNRTTEVCVRIQVSDVVLDGGNHTITGGDTNGTVGVYVGPQSNSNVTVQNLTVSDWGTGIRYENGSGKTIVNVTTQSNVDVGVGLLFSADVTVVNSLAVNNTFGMAVVDSENATLVDNTVTRNTENGISLVNATSNTLSENEVVANTDDGIELNSADGNWLRGNTVSQNSVGVFLLNSTSNTLTDNHVTHNEHSGVLLIAADDNALRANEASRNGRDGIAVEAESGGNSLIDNEVSGNTESGIRVRRATETAVSANLASNNSVGVLLRLAADTTVRNNTATDNAAGIALAGSESNLIAGNRLVRNLGSTSAVGPVPGTSRATPPNNQTTEPNRSAGLIVLNSSDNQIRSNRATNNAVGVRLSSAHRNTLDNNTVSKNGVGIHLRGSHRNRLVDNKAVANRDGVVVSLSHGNFLINNLAATNAESGVDLSGRHNVLFKTTATANLRTGIRVTGRNNTLSEVNANGNGAFGVSIRDSHISVLSNSTVNRNGDDGILLFRSESIVISNVTASRNGGSGFHLSASRRNRVRNVTVSRNDDAGIRLATSDANRVANVSAVGNGDGVRLFQSQDNTFVATTVSDSAGWDFVGTAGSVNNSVRGFALDSATVSFDGRDIALGTVHSPPAVPDNRAVLGRFVAVTGMSSDSRLSLTVSYPQAAVAEANVTEDSIRTWLFKGTWTIAPSTNEVNTERNVVSANITPAGETVVVALLGRTNATAETTATAARSEPPLDQAGQRTPTRRTSLGRSP